The region CCCTGTATCAAACGTGATGACAGCAGCAGTCACTCAGATGCACCACTCATGATGATACATAACGCTCATATGTTCATGTAGGGAGCACACCAACCAGTGTCATGTCCCGGCGTTATGTTGAATGCCACATCTGTCTGGTTTCTGACTGCAATGCAATGTTGACTGCTGTGCAAGCAGAATGAGATTTAAACACTTAAGCAAGAGATCTGCAGTATATGCACTGGGCACTGGTAATCACAACCTTTCTGATATTCAGTACAGCAGCAGGATCGGGATTACAGAGCAGTTCAAGAATTGTTATGATATACTTAGATATTCAAAATGAATTAAGGCAGTATTTCAAGCTTTATGCCAAAGGTCTGTGGTCGGCCAGAGATAAATGCCTTGTTGTTCCAAATATAGTTCAGTCTACTTTGCAAGAGTGAAACAAAGCCAACATTTCCTTAAATAAGTTTTGTCCTTGAATCAAATTTTTGTGACCTTCAAGATGACCTTCAGtctttgtgtatataaatatcaTTGCAGGAATTACTGTAGCAAGAACTGTATGAGTCTTTGCATTGTTTTTCTACACACAGTGGATTTGAAATGTTCTGCTTCTAAATTTTACCCAGTGGTCCTGCCATTTTGCCATGATGACTGCAGGCCCAAAAGAGCGAGCTGGATTCATACTGGCTCCAGTGTATGGgatctgaaacaaacacacaaaaatgattACACATGTTATGAACTTAAATGAATTCTGAAACATAGGCTCAATGGAAAAATGTTCCAGAACTCCAGAAAGTACTTAGGATTAATTGCCATTATCAGTAGATATAAACCTATtcctttttacacaaattatgattatggGGCAGATTGATGATTAATAATGACTTCATAGGTCATAGGCAGGTGGaagctgcacactggtggtggatgaggagatacatCCTGACTATGTCAAGTGCTTTGAGTGCATagaaaaacactatataaatgtaaggaattttattattattttgtgtggttTCTTGCAAAATACTATGTTATGGCCTCAAAAGActattaccattgtgcatgaattgtaaactaatacatttttatgtttacatctcataaccagctccatatgtatggATTTTCTTATTTAGTAAACTTACTTGGTAGCTTACCTGGTGCCCGACACTCAATAAAACGTAATGAGAAATAGGTTAAAATGGCATtgttacttgttttgtttttatctcacatttgtTTGTGTTAAGTTTTGTGTAGGCGCTACATTATTTTCTAACGTGATAGGGCATTCAATTTCAGAAACGCCACTGTAATAAACAATCGACCTGGCCTGGGGTTGAGAAGAGATGCAAAGAAACAATGTGAGAGAAGATGAAGCATGAAAAGATAAGAAGAACGAGTGAGCTGAGTGGCAGGGGTTTGgctttttaaatcataaatctgcTCTAAAGGGTCTTCAATAGTGTTTGTACCAGTGCCAGGCCTAAATACATGAGGGCATGTAGAGGGCATCCCGCTCTCATGCCAACATCCTTAGCAACACAAATGAGCTTTTCTATAAACGCCTCATCTGCAGATTCTGCTGGGACTATTGGCATGGAAATAACACCATCACTTGGGATTGTAGCTAGGATACAAATTCTCCAAAGGAGAGCTAAGCAGATACACCTCAAGAGGATAAACTTTATAGGATAAAGATCTTCAAGTACTGATTAGTGCAGGATTGAAAATATTATCTCCATATTGTTAAACGCGCTCACTAGAAACATGCCTTGAAAAGCACCTGAATTGTCTAGCAATGGGATTTTACACAACTAATAACCTGTTTTCTAATGGTGCAAATCAGTAAATACTCACAGCAAACAGATGGCCGATGCACACCGACAGACCAATAGCCAGTGCTGCTGAACCTTTGAGATCATTGCGTTTGGGGTCGCAGGTGGCAAAGACAGTGAAGACAAGCTCAAAAGTGATTATGAGCTCTATCACAAATGCATGACCAGTGGAGATTTCAGCATTGACCTGCAGGAGGCGATAGTGAGATAGTGAGATATTTAATGCGAGCGTGAACTTCTTGCTCTAAACCAGTGTTTTTCCCAATTATTCTCCTGGAGGCCCCTAccaattaaacattttagaagTCTCACTAATGCTTAATTTAGGTTATTGTGTGCTTTTGTAAAGAGCTTAATCTAGTGCTATCAAAATTAACGTGTTAACAGAtgcaatacatctttttcatttaaatgtgttaaaaatattttacgcAACTAATGCAGGGGCGGAGCTAGGAttggccaccccactcacaactgctgcttctgtctctttttttttctcaacaagaATTGTGTTTATTTGGATGCAAAACCTCTTTACGACCACATCAAATGGAAGACTTTGAAGCAAGCACTACTCGCAACAAGTTCAGTAGAACAACAGAACAACTCCTGATTTAACTCATCAATAGTCTCAATAATAGAGACTTTAAACCTCAAGTGGGTCAGAAAAGGTTAAGAGTTATGCGAAAATATGATGTGTGTCAGATTTGAGTCGTGTTCAGCAGCGACAGCACTTAAAGCAGTTTAAAGTAACAGTCAAATAAAATACTCACAGAAGTCACTCCCATTCCTCCTCTGACTGATGCTGGTGTCACTCCGTACAAGATGGCCGCCCCCACCACTGCCCCAAAACACTGCGCCAACAAATAAAACACTCCCTTTGCCAGACTCAGCTTCCGAGTAGCAACCATCGCCGTGGTGACGGCCGGATTGATGTGGGCACCGCTGATGTGCCCAAAACACTGGACGAGGGTTGCAATGGATAAACCAAAGCAAAGAGAGATCAGGACAAGGTCAGCGGGCGGAGGCTTCTCCTGTGTTGCTGCCCAGTTGATGGTGGAGCCCAAACTGAGCAGTACGAATATTATCATGGCTAAAAACTCCCCTGAAACAGCTCGCCAGAATTCCTGAGTCCACACACCCTTGAAGGCTGCCATGATACTGGTATTGCATGAGCAAGATGAACCACAACTCCTTAAAGGAACAAAAAAGAGAGTATATATAAACCATGAGTAAAAATGCTTCTcctttgcatgaaaaaaaataaaaataaattttatatatatgtatgtatatatatatatatatatatatatatatatatatatatatatatatatatatatatatatatatatgtatatatatatatgtatatatatatatatatatatatatatatatatatatatatatatatatatatatataaaacgcatttttttccccaaaacaaattatatgtgcaatgctgggtagattacttacaaactgtAGTGTAATTTAcatgacaaaatgtttttatataataacaaaactatttaaataagattattttgtaccatactatatatatatatatatatatatatatatatatatatatatatatacacacacacacacacacacacacacacacacacacacacacacacacacacacatatatatatatatgtaaacacaaaaagagagaaaatatattCTATTATTTGTTATCAACTATGTGaactacataaaaaatacattatgtctGGGTTTACAAAACTGAATTTCAGTAtttggtttgtctctcttttgctttaatgacagcagcatTTGAGCCGCATAAAATCCACAACTTTGTAAACATGATGATTATATGATCCAGCATGATTTTAGATCGAAAGAGCATCTTGTGCTTCTGACCATCTGTACAAAGAGTTGCATGGTCACTGTCACAAATTTACTTATTTGACTTAACAGTGTAGTATCTGAccttttttttctagattttatGTCAtatctttcttttaaaaacaaaagattATTGCATTTATTGAGCGATAATatacaaaagagagaaaaaaaaacatacaggtaAACTATTTTAAATCATCTATTATTTACTATAAAAGATTGTAATAGTGTCTTATCTCTATCTGCATGGTTTTAAAGTGTCTCTTCATGCAGTTAATCTGTGCGCTCCTTCCAACTGGAAATTCATCCAATTAGAGTGGCCTCAGTTTCCTTACAAACATTCCATAGAGCACAGGCTCAGAAAAATTCCAGAAAGAGTCATAAACAAAGTGGATGTATTATTAACCATACAGCAGCTGTTCAGTATACATCAGAAACATGCATATACAAACAATGTACATATCATTAGCAATACTATACACATTATGAAGAAAGATTAAAATATCTCGTGGTTTagtgttatataatataatataatataatataatataatataatataatataatataatataatataatataatataatataatataaatgttcataATAATGTGAACATTTAACCCCGTGTGCTAGAAAAACAGAAACATCACTGTCAAGAGCCAAATTCGACAAACTTACCGAATAAAGTCACAACTTCTGTTCGGAACCGAGACCCTTTCTCATCCCTGAACAAGCATCCTCTCAGAGGGAGAAGTCGACCTCAAAACAGTTTTAAAGCATAGGACCGCGTGATGATGTGTTACTAATCTCGCGCTCTCTTAACGATCAATATGTGTTCAGCATCTCCTCCCCTccgattcacacacacacacgcgtttcCCCGGTGCTCTGATCAAGTTCAATGAAAACGACAGCTTTAATTATAGCTGGAACATGCCTTTGCGTCGTGCTTCTCTCACAACATTTCATTCCCTGAACGGTGCATGAGAAACAGGTCGACTGACGCAATacgcactttaaaataataaataaatactagtttATGAATTTATTACTATAGTACATTCACAGAAACAACGACggcaatataaaataactaaaaacacgCTACTAGATTTCAAACAGTAATTGATGAGTATAATGAGGAACTTGCATATGACATTTCATATGATGACATTTCACAATCTCTaggtatatttatatgtaataatccataattggataaaagcgtctgataaatgaatgaataaataaaataatccttaTTTATCTTTGATTTATGAAGGGACCTGTTTGTGAACCTCACTTAACCATTtctatttaattatgtattataacgTTTCAAGCTTCTAAACAACAGCTTATAATTAAGTTTATAAAATTTCTTCATcaatacaatttatttgaaaagagaTCAGACCAAGCACAGGCTATtcttcaaatttatttttattcatatacactgtaaaaaaatgttttcttttagaattttattggcgtatgttttacaagaaaattctatttcaatcttttatgtttaatttaatgtgaatatttcttaatttctatgtaattatttctgaaattgactagccatttctgagtgaaaattgtttgaAAGTAAACCCTTTGGCCATTAggccattttttttaattcaattttacatttgaaaatatttttgaaagtaatAATGATAAGCTGTGTTCATAATACAGACTGTACAAATAAACCAACCAGACAAACATATAGTACAATAGTGTCATGCTAGTGATCATGGGAGTATCTATAGATACTCTTGAACTCACCTGAACCTGTCCAGGGCTCCACAGCTTGTCATTCCTTCCACAGACAGACTGGCAGCTCAGTGTGCTTCTCTCTCAGTGTCGTGTTACCAGCTCTTCTCAGCCAAATCAGAGCTGAGAGACCACAGCACAGGGATATGAAGCTGTCGGTACAACTGATCTGACAGCACTGACACAACTAGTGGCATGTCTCACACAACTCACGCCTCATTGTATCACACGCAGCATAATTACAGTATATGagtagtctatctatctatctatctatctatctatctatctatctatctatctatctatctgtctatctatctatctatctatctatctatcgggaTTTACAATATAGCAAATCCCGATAGATAATGGGTAAAGCATTTGCCACcactgaaattaataaatttCCATACTTATCATCACACACAGTGAACATATACTGTGTTTTAGttttaatctgaaatattatCAAAGGTCAAGCAGTTAAAGATTAGATTCTCTGTGATAATCATTCATTCATACTTTGAATGTAAAATGTCACATGCACGTTACGTCTAAAGCCTGCGGTTGAATTACTGTGATAAGTGCATTGTTTAAATTTTGGTAAATTTCAAATGCATTTGAAAGACGTCTCATATGctcaataaattaatttgatcaaaattcaataaaatgcCATTAATATCTGTGCTGGTAAAGCTGAACTCCAGTCTTCcgaatcacatgatccttcagaaatcatttgaatatgctgattttctcaagaaacatttcctaatattattaatgttaaaaacaaaccATGTATTTTTCCAGGATTTCTTActgaatagaaataaaaaataatccagtTCAGTTTAACAAGCAACATTTTAATTGCAAATCTAATTCTACTTGCAACTATTGTAGTAACCTTACTGCAGTGGTTTTCTATGTCAAAATCTTTATATCACTTATAGTATTTACAATGCTGACATAAAACTTGGCATTTTATACAATTTGGATAGATGTTACAGGAAACATGGGCTCTATGTCAGTTGGATTAGGTAGTGTATTGCCTAATGTTACAACTTTACAACTGATTCAGCACCTTATCAAAACTCACAGATGAGGTCAGCTGCAGGTCACATATTACAGTCAATTATTACAGCAAATTTCTTGTTTTCTAATGAGTTTTTAAAGGCCCACCCAAATGAGTAAATTCAGCCTATGCAACATCTCAGGCAAATGTGATTCTTACTCATCCAATAAGTCTGGTCCTGTTGATGATGCAAGGGCTTCTCATAATGCATTTCGCGGTACCTAGACTATATATTAGATGTGTCCCCTGTGGATGAAAAAAGTTATTCGATTTGTTTCATATGCATAGAATCAGTTGTAACCACTTCAGACACAGTTCAGACACCAAGCAACAGGCCATTTCCAACCACATCTGTAACCTCACAGAGCCAAAGTCTGGAGAGGGTGTGAAGTGAAGAAACCCCCCCACCAGAGTTTTTCTGCCAAGTCCTCAATATATGAATGTATTAGTTTCATCACAAATTGAGTGACTAAACGGGTGACTCTAAAGGAGCGGTGTATGTGTTAATAGCTGTTTGTTCATTTGTAGAAAAATTcaatgtctgtctatctgtctgtcatgaTGCAATGGATTACCTGGCTGAGGTTGAacttacaaacccgattccaagaaagttgggacactgtacaaattgtgaataaaaacagaatgccatgatttggaagtttcaaatttcaatattttattcagaatacaacatagatgacatatcaaatgtttaaactgagaaaatttataattttaagggaagaATAAGTAgaatttaaatttcatggcataaacacatctcaaaaaagttaggacaaggccatgtttaccactgtgtggcattccctcttctttttataacagtctgcaaacgtctggggactgaggagatgagtcgctcaagtttaggaataggaatgttgtcccattcttgtctaatacaggcttctagttactcaactgtcttaggtcttctttgtcacatctacCTTTTTATGATGCATCAAATATTTTCAATggatgaaagatctggactgcaggctggccatttcattccctggatccttcttcttcttcagccatgatgttgtaattgatgcagtatgtggtctgccattgtcatgttggagaatgcaaggtcttccctgaaagagacgatatctgaatgggagcatatgttgttctagaacttggatatacctttcagcattgatggtgccttttcAGATGTGTAAACTGGCCATGcaacacgcactcatgcaaccacataccatcagagatgcaggcttctgaactgagcgctgataacaacttgggttgtccttgtcctctttagtccggatgacatggcatcccagttttccaaaaagaacttcaaattttgattcgtctgaccatagaacagttttccacttttccacagtccattttaaatgagccttggcctaGAGAAAACAcatgtgcttctggatcatgtttagatatggcttcttttttgacctatagtaGGGCTGTGTTaaaaattgaatgcgattttcatgcacatctcatcagtaaagacgctcctttaattagaagtatatctccagcatgtgcgttcagatcatggttgccaggttttcacaacaaattctgcccatttgcttctcaaaactagtccaaaactaaccCTATCGCGTTTCCAAGAGGTTCCCcaataaaaaattgctttccagggttaaaatataagttttatggttgccttggtaaaatgaacattttaggggctaaatatcacgttattggtattgttgcttcgacccgcggacatgaaaaacaaccacagacttggcaacattggttggcatttactactgtgtgtgtgttttccagagCCGTAATTCattgacaatctacacaaaatcaattttaaaatcggtggcgattctttgtcgattttgaaagtgaTTCTGTGTTAgctgtcggtagactacggctctgtgtagtaactgccgctccacctgaaccattGTTttgaggggaagtcgtggcctaatggttagagggttggactcccaatcgaagggttgtgagttctagtctcgggccggatggaattgtgggtggggggagtgcatgatcagctctctctccaccttcaataccacgacttaggtgcccttgagcaaggcatcgaacccccaactgctccctgggcgccgcagcataaatggctgcccactgctccgggtgtgtgctcacagtgtgtgtgtgtgtgtgttcactgctctgtgtgtgtgcatttcggatgggttaaatgcagagcacaaattctgagtatgggttaccatacttggccgaatttcacttcacttcacttgttgccaagtctgcggttgtttttcatgtccgtggttcgaagcaaccccaataccaataacgtgatatttagcccctaaaatgcaaatttaccCAGACAACCATgcaaaaaaaccccaaaaaacaTATATCTTATCCCCGGGAAGCCTTTTCTTtcatctgggaacctcctggaatcgcgattagttttggaatagttttgagaagcaacagggcaggattgtgaaaacctggcaaccctgatctgaacacacgtgctggagataatacttctaataaaagaagcgtctttactgatgagatgtgcatgaaaatcgcattcgattttttgcacagccctaacctatagagttttatccagcaacggtgaatggcacggtggattgtgttcaccgacaatgttttctggaagtattcctgagcccatgttgtgatttccattacagtagcattcctgcaTGTGAATAGTGCACGGGCATCTATTGActcttacgcacagagattgttccagattctctgaatatttggatgatattattcactgtagatgatgataacttaaaactctttgcaatttttccctgagaaactcctttctgatattgctccactatttttcaccacagcattggggaattggtgatcctctgcccatcttgacttctgagagacattgccactctgaaaggctctttttatacccaatcatgttgccaattgacctaataagttgcaaattggttcTTTAGCTGTTCCTTagatgta is a window of Carassius auratus strain Wakin chromosome 45, ASM336829v1, whole genome shotgun sequence DNA encoding:
- the LOC113063265 gene encoding aquaporin-4-like isoform X2 yields the protein MAAFKGVWTQEFWRAVSGEFLAMIIFVLLSLGSTINWAATQEKPPPADLVLISLCFGLSIATLVQCFGHISGAHINPAVTTAMVATRKLSLAKGVFYLLAQCFGAVVGAAILYGVTPASVRGGMGVTSVNAEISTGHAFVIELIITFELVFTVFATCDPKRNDLKGSAALAIGLSVCIGHLFAIPYTGASMNPARSFGPAVIMAKWQDHWVYWVGPLIGGILAAAVYEYLFCPDPDLKQRYADVLSKSPFQTDTYRVVDTDSYPRDQAQFMAKQAAFRVLDLERPEKKERELAGEVLSSV
- the LOC113063265 gene encoding aquaporin-4-like isoform X1; translated protein: MTSCGALDRFRSCGSSCSCNTSIMAAFKGVWTQEFWRAVSGEFLAMIIFVLLSLGSTINWAATQEKPPPADLVLISLCFGLSIATLVQCFGHISGAHINPAVTTAMVATRKLSLAKGVFYLLAQCFGAVVGAAILYGVTPASVRGGMGVTSVNAEISTGHAFVIELIITFELVFTVFATCDPKRNDLKGSAALAIGLSVCIGHLFAIPYTGASMNPARSFGPAVIMAKWQDHWVYWVGPLIGGILAAAVYEYLFCPDPDLKQRYADVLSKSPFQTDTYRVVDTDSYPRDQAQFMAKQAAFRVLDLERPEKKERELAGEVLSSV